From the genome of Methanobrevibacter wolinii SH:
TGATAACTGCTTCACATAATCCTTCAAGATATAATGGTATTAAATTATGGAATAAGAATGGTATGGCATATACTCCTCTCCAAGAAAAAGAAATTGAAGACATTTATTTCAATAAAAATTATATTAATATTTCTTGGGATAAAATAGGTTCAATTACTGAAAATAAAGAAATTAAAAAAGAATATATGAATGATTTATTAAGTATGGTAAATATTAAACCAGGATTTAAAGTAGTCATTGACTGTGCATCTGGTGCTGGTAGTGAAATATCTCCTATTGTATTTAGACGTGCAGGTTGTGAAGTTATTACATTAAACTCACAAGTAGATGGTTTCTTCCCAGGACGTAATCCTGAACCTAATGATGCAAATCTCGGATCTCTTAAAAAAGTAGTAAAAGCTACTGGTGCAAATTTAGGTATTGCTCATGATGGTGATGCTGATCGTATGATGGCAGTAGATGAAACTGGTAAAGTTGTAGATTTTGATAAACTTCTTGCTCTTGTTGCATCTAAATTTGGAGGTACTGTAGTAACTACTGTAGATGCAGGTATTGTTATAGATGAAGCAGTTGAAGCTGTAGGTGGTAAAGTTTTACGTACTCCTGTAGGGGATGTTGCAGTTGCAGATGCTATATTAAAAAATAATGGTAGTTTTGGAGGAGAACCTTCTGGAACATGGTTACATCCTGATTTTTGCATGTGTCCAGATGGATTGTTATCTGGTTTAAGACTTGCAGATATTGTATCTCATGAAGGCCCACTTTCAAAACTTCTTGGTGAAATGCCAAACTATCCAAATATTCGTGAAAAAATAACTTGTTCAAAAGAAGATAAAGTTAAAATAATGGAAGATATGGAAGAATTACTTAAACATGCATTTGATGATATTAAAGATGTAAACACTATTGATGGTGTACGTTTAAGTTTTAAAGATGGTAGTTGGGTACTTGTAAGACCATCTGGTACTGAAAATTATATTAGAATAACTTTAGAAGCAAAAACTGAAGAAAAAGCAAATGAAATTAAAGATAAATGTCTTGATATAATTAAATCTAATTTATCTTAATTTTATTTTATTTTTAATACATTTAAGACTTATTTTTTGCTAAATTTTATTTATTTTTAAATTTAAAATAGTTTATATAAATTTAAGAATTTTAAGAAAATCAATTTTCTATTTTTA
Proteins encoded in this window:
- the glmM gene encoding phosphoglucosamine mutase produces the protein MVNKTLFGTSGIRGEIGSEVTAELALNVGKSLASYLGNEGNVVLGYDTRTTNKMLDQAITAGLVESGVNVIKLGMVPTPLVGYATEKLSADAGIMITASHNPSRYNGIKLWNKNGMAYTPLQEKEIEDIYFNKNYINISWDKIGSITENKEIKKEYMNDLLSMVNIKPGFKVVIDCASGAGSEISPIVFRRAGCEVITLNSQVDGFFPGRNPEPNDANLGSLKKVVKATGANLGIAHDGDADRMMAVDETGKVVDFDKLLALVASKFGGTVVTTVDAGIVIDEAVEAVGGKVLRTPVGDVAVADAILKNNGSFGGEPSGTWLHPDFCMCPDGLLSGLRLADIVSHEGPLSKLLGEMPNYPNIREKITCSKEDKVKIMEDMEELLKHAFDDIKDVNTIDGVRLSFKDGSWVLVRPSGTENYIRITLEAKTEEKANEIKDKCLDIIKSNLS